Genomic segment of Myxococcus stipitatus:
CCTCCGCGGCGCTGTGGGTGTCGGACATCCCGTTCAACGGCCCCATCGCCGGCATCCGCGTGGGCCGCGTGGGCGGCCAGCTGGTGGCGAACCCCACCGCGAAGCAGCGTGAGCAGAGCGACCTGGACCTGGTCATGGCGGTCAGCCGCGAGGCCATCGTCATGGTCGAGGGCGGCGCGGAAGAGGTGTCCGAGGCGGACATGGTGGCCGCGCTGGAGTTCGGCTTCAAGTCCGCGCAGCCCGCGCTGGACCTGCAGGACGAGCTGCGCCGCGAGCTGAACAAGCAGGTGCGCACGTTCGACAAGGCGCCCTCCGTGGACGAGGCGCTGCGCGCCAAGGTTCGCGAGCTGGCCATGGCGGGCATCAAGGCCGGCTATGAAATCAAGGAGAAGGGCGCCCGCTACGACGCGCTCTCCAAGGCGAAGAAGGAGGCCATCGCGAAGCTCAAGGAGCAGATGGCCGAGGCCTTCACGCCGCTGACGGAGAAGCACGCCAAGCAGGTGGTGGAGGACCTGAAGTACGAGCACATGCGCGAGATGACGGTCAACGGTGGCCGCATCGGTGGGCGTGGGCACGACGTGGTCCGCGCCATTACGTGTGAAGTCGGCGTCCTGCCGCGCACGCACGGAAGCGCGCTGTTCACCCGTGGCGAGACGCAGGCCCTGGTCGTCACCACGCTGGGCACCAGCGAGGACGAGCAGCGCCTGGAGATGCTGGGTGGCATGACGTTCAAGCGCTTCATGCTGCACTACAACTTCCCCCCGTTCAGCGTGAACGAGACCAAGCCGCTGCGTGGCCCGGGTCGCCGTGAAATCGGCCACGGTGCGCTGGCGGAGCGCGCGCTGCGCAACATGGTGCCGAAGAGCGACTCGTTCCCGTACACGGTGCGCCTCGTGTCGGACATCCTGGAGTCCAACGGCTCCTCGTCCATGGCCTCGGTGTGCGGTGGCACGCTGGCGCTGATGGACGCGGGCGTCCCCATCAAGTCGCCGGTGGCGGGCATCGCCATGGGCCTGGTGAAGGAGGGCGACAAGGTCGCCATCCTGTCGGACATCCTCGGTGACGAGGACCACCTGGGCGACATGGACTTCAAGGTGTGCGGCACCACGAAGGGCATCACGTCCATCCAGATGGACATCAAGATCACCGGCCTCACCACGGAGATCATGAGCCGCGCGCTGGAGCAGGCGCGCCAGGGCCGCATCCACATCCTGGGCGAGATGCTCAAGTCGCTGGCGCAGCCCCGCAAGGAGAT
This window contains:
- the pnp gene encoding polyribonucleotide nucleotidyltransferase; translation: MLKKSVKIGESELSIEVGRMAKQADGSVVVRYGDTMLLVTAVSAREKKDVDFLPLTVEYQEKLYSAGRIPGSYFKREGRLTEKETLASRLVDRSARPLFPEGYAYETQIIASVISADPENEGDVHGITGASAALWVSDIPFNGPIAGIRVGRVGGQLVANPTAKQREQSDLDLVMAVSREAIVMVEGGAEEVSEADMVAALEFGFKSAQPALDLQDELRRELNKQVRTFDKAPSVDEALRAKVRELAMAGIKAGYEIKEKGARYDALSKAKKEAIAKLKEQMAEAFTPLTEKHAKQVVEDLKYEHMREMTVNGGRIGGRGHDVVRAITCEVGVLPRTHGSALFTRGETQALVVTTLGTSEDEQRLEMLGGMTFKRFMLHYNFPPFSVNETKPLRGPGRREIGHGALAERALRNMVPKSDSFPYTVRLVSDILESNGSSSMASVCGGTLALMDAGVPIKSPVAGIAMGLVKEGDKVAILSDILGDEDHLGDMDFKVCGTTKGITSIQMDIKITGLTTEIMSRALEQARQGRIHILGEMLKSLAQPRKEISQYAPRITTIQIRPEFIKNVIGPGGKVIKDIIARTGAAINIEDSGRVDIASANGEAVKAAIAMIQALTREAEIGKIYTGTVRKIAEFGAFVELFPGTDGLIHISELSDKRVKSVSDVLKEGDEVLVKVVSIDKTGKIRLSRKEAMAERAAQQQGAADTVAAQPAPEATQPNAKA